The nucleotide sequence CTGATAAGACCGTcatttgactattgtctctgatTTTTAACATCAGTAACCTGGTTATCTTTTTAACACCCAGTTATAGATAAGAAGAATTTTCTTTCACCTACTGGGTTGATATGAGAAAGCATTGTTATGTTTTGAGTAACACAtttattcagaaaaaaaaatctgtggccTAGCTGATAGATTAGTATATATTTAAGATACGTCTGTCAGAGCAGTTCTTTAGGTAAATAGACCATCTTACTTTTTCTTCAAGACAAAGATCTTTTTTGCATTTGAGCTGTTGATGCAAATTTCTTTAATTCATTGTGTAAGCAGAATCGTATAAGAGTAATTTTAGACATTGCTAGTGCTACAAAGCAAATATCTGAAGTACAGGATGCTTGATTCTTCCCCACTTTCTCCCTCTTATTTCTCTTGTTTTTTCAGAAATCTGGACTGTACGAGTATAAAGTCTATGGTATTCTTGCTGATTGTGCCCCAGAGCTATGTGCCGAAGTTTACATGGATTTAACTTACAGAACAAAATGGGACCGGTATCTTAGAGGTCAGTAAAAAATTTAAGAGAGCCATTAGAAAGAGCAAACTTTCATTTTCATTGCTTGCTGTGGTTGGTTTCTCGTCTCCTCCCCTTGACCACCACAGTTCCTAAGATGCTTTCACTTCGTTATTTCAGGTGCTTGGTACAATTTTTCACTATGATCAATACACCAAGTGGACTTTTCTTTCCCAAAGCTTCAGTGCTGTTTGAAAATAACTTGCATTGTTTATGGAGTTCTCCTGAAAGTCATTTGTGATGCCTTGTGTGAGTTTCTTACCAGCTACTTCTTGTGTTAAAACCAACTTTCTTTGATCTATCAACACTATTCTCATGTCGATATATGAGTAAACAGGCTATATCACTTGAAGTACTAGTTTCTTCTGTCTTTATCGTTATGTGAGAAGGAGGTGCCAGAGTGCCAGATCTGGTGTTATGAATCCTCAGAATCTCCGGTTTTATCAGATTGTTACATAGTAGTGGCCTGATGCAACTGGTCATCCTACTGTTAGACCATATTTAGCTTTGAACTGTATTCTAGATGGAATCCCCCCTTATTTTTTGtctgtttgattttttaaagttaattagAATAATTTTTAATACACAAAGTTAAGTTCTTTCAAATTAGGGATGTGTGGATGCCCCTATGAAATTTCACCAGtgttactaaattcttctaaTTTACCTCAGAATTTCTCACGTGTTTTGCTTGATCAGGAGCCTCCAAATTTAACTCTAATATCACTTTACATGATATTTTGGCAACTTGAGGATGTATGAAATTGAGAAATACCATGAGTCCTATTGGAACTAATACCTCAAAAATTCCTTTGCTGTTTTGCCTGAGCAAGGACTTCCACGTTTGTCTCAAATGTTGCTTTAAGTGAAAATAAATGGCAAATCCTGTACAAACCTGTCAGAGGCAAAACAACAGTTCACCTGCATCATGTCACACCCTATGTGTGCTTTTTTGCTTTAAAGGAATAAAATCAGTACTTGACCATCTTTATCCTAAACGTGTCAGAATTGATCTATTCCCCACTTTCAGTTTAAACAACTGTTTGTCTCTCCACATAAATAACAATGCATGAAATCCATATCCATTTCTGCAACATATATTGTGATCCAGCTGTAGCACCTAAGGTTACTCTCTGCTGAAAGTCGTACTCTTGGAGTTTCTTCTGCTGAAAGTCATACTCTTGGAGTTTCTTCATGTAAAGCTAGTACCAATGACATGTTTCTGCTGACACCAGCCAGGGTATAGCTGGCAATGACTTCTCTGGATGCATAACAGGAGAGTGTTTCTCAAGACATTAGGCCATCCTATTGAATTTAGTGATATCAAATATGATTGGGAAGCCATTCATTCAAAGTACCACCCATGACAAAGTATTTTAGACGTATCCTTCCAAAGAAATAGTGTTTTCCCTTTCTTGAGTTGGTGGAAACTGCTTTCCACCTGTCACATTCACCCTCCTCTCTCTTCTAAGTGATTTAGGACACCGCCTACACTGCACTGTCTCTCCATGAATGAAGTTATAATaggtttaattttaattatatcTTGAGTGGCAGTGGTTCACACTACTGAGAGCACATTCAAGTTGCATCGCTGCCCTTTCCTATCATGTAAAGTAGATTTTCCCCTTAGGTCCGCATGTGTTGGTTATATTCTTAAGTTTACTTGGTTATCCCTTGAAATACATAGGAAAGGCTTGCTTCTCTGTCATCTCCCTTGACTAACCTTTAATTGTTGTGAGAGATTACACTATCTTCCCTTTGGATGATACTATGTCATTGTAGTCATGACACAGACACAAAGGGTGGGGAAGGAAACCCATGATCTTGAAATGCAGGGTTAATTGGATGTGAAGGTCTCCTTCTGCAAGTGACTCACAATGTCTGATTTGCAGGACGTCACACACATTTTGGCATATGATAAGATCAAGCAGAGAATGTTTCAAATTCTTTCAGCTGTCTGTACTGTGATGCCATACTCGCATCTCTATTATCCAATGTGTCAGTGCACATTAGGTGTCTGTTGTCATCCAGACAAGACGCTTTTAAAAGGTTAATACTGATAAATTTCTAATGTATGTCTTAACTCAAGAGGGTGGAACTttcacaaagaaaaaaaatatttaatatagCTTACACTTTCCAGGGCTGAGAGTGAGTGGGTGGGTATAGCATTATTaaacaatgaaatggaaatggattgcctttaagtcgatcctgacttatggctaccctatgaatagggttttcatggtaagcggtattcagagggggttcaccattgcctccctctgaggctagtcctccccagctggctagggcctgctcagcttgccacagctgcacaagccggccccttccttgtccgcaactgccagctggggggcagctgggctccttgggactatgcagcttgcccacgactgcacaggtggcagggcacataacccctgagccactcactgtgggggtgatctttagctgacccttgacacccaggagacacaagcgggaattttaactcacagactctggacttccagccaggctctcctccccactgtgctataccagctgtaccaGAGACAAAATTCGTGACAATATTACATGCTTTTATTAATCCATTATTTTTGTATAACACTCTAGTAGAAATAGTTCAATAATTTTCATTATTATAAATTGAAGAGGCAGATCATTCTAGCAACTTTAGTAATGATTGAGAAGATTTCAGTCTCTGTGGGCAGGATCCATCTGGGTGCCCCATGCAGCAAGCCTTCAGATTAGACTGCTTGTATACAGGGGGAGAGGTGAAATGTCCTTTCAGTGACAGCCCCACATGTCTCATTGGTGCTGTTCCCCAGGGTCCCCCAGTATGGGAGGGAGGGTTTTTTGGAGCAGCAGGAGGCTACCTCTGGAAGtgaggagattttttaaaaaaatgagtaatgAGAACCCATGCATATCAGTAGAGACACTGTAGCTCACTGTTCCATATTTCCCCCAGTTTTGAACCCGGATAGATACCATGTTTCTGATACTGAATTTGGAAAGGTTGTATTGGAAAGCCAGTAAAAGGTGATTAAACGTAATAGACATACTGATAAACATATACAGAATGAAAACCTTGAAGATACCAGAGATGTATTAACTAGCAAGCCACCCTTACAGTTCTTGATTCCTTCCCAGTCTTCAGGTAGTATCGAAAAAGGCTCAGCCTTTTTCAATACTACCGTGATGGCCTTGAAAAAGGCCTTCATAAGATGACCTTAGATATAATATGTCTTCTCAAATAGGCTGTACTTATGTGAGAAAGGAAATACCCATTTGAAATATAAGATGAAGCTCCCTTAAAAGGTACCTCTGTATTGCCCATTAAATTGAACAGGTAAAACATGACTCTTTTTCTCACAGCTTTGCTTTTGAGTTTGAATTCTCTCCGTGCTGCTTAAGATGCAGAAAACTAAATAGGTTCTTAAATGGCACCAAGTTAATACTCCAGTGACCTCTGGTGGAAAATGTGATATCCTTTGGCATCTTATTGCATTGTGGGAACTACACTAGCCATCAAACAGCTGGCATTACATATTAATTCAAAGGGAAAAAAGATGTTTCAAGATAACAACTTTTTGTTAGGCCTTGTCATATATTTGCGAGGAATATTGGCATTCTGACATGTGCgccagcagcaaaatagttccttatgCAGCCATTCCCACATTCCTTGAAAGGTAGCAtctgaagtggcttttatgtctgTCTGCCATAATTACTCAGGAAGGGTAGAAAGAAGATCCCTTAGGGAATACCTCCTCCTGCCCCATTTGATCTTTCCCAACTTTTGTACATGAAGTCTATTTGAGAAGGATCATTAGTGTAGGGCCTTTTCAGCTGCAGCACTGCAGTTTTAGGACTGTCTCCTTGATTAGGCCTGACATCAACCTTTTTTCTATAATACTTGGCAGCAAATGTTTCTGTCCTCTCAAGGCTTAGTAGGCCTGATTTCTTCAAACTGGTTGAATGGACATTAAAATGGAAAATGTGATTCAGTATacacaagtgtaaagtgatgcacattggggcacaaaatcttaatttcacctaTACACTTCATGGGTCGGTGGtggctgaccaggaaagagatcttgatcAGTAAAGAGGGACATGATAGAGATGAATAAGATTTTACTTAATGTCGAGAAAATAGAAATCtttttctctcataatactagaacgtaGGGTcatctagatgggcctttggtctgatccagcaggcacttcttatgttcttatattttaaaaaagaaccaattgtatttttgtttcatttttgttgCCTTTGATTTTGATCCCTGTCTAATTTTGACAGTGCACCAGCCTCTGGCCAACTTGGACTGACAGCCAGCTCCCTTGGGTCCTGGCATATGACTGCCTGGAGCCTGACCCTTGCTGAGGCCTGACACATACGCAGTTATGATTTGTGTCTGGCTCCTGTCACATTTTTAATTAACCAAGTGCATTACAGACCTTATGTTCGATATGTAAGTCTACTTCAGTAAAACATACTCTGCATTTCCCTTCCAATTTGTAGAGCTTTGTGAGAAAACCCATGATGGCAGAACAGTCATCTACTGGGAAGTGAAGTTCCCTTTCCCCATGGCAAATAGAGATGTATCCTTTCAAGTCTTAGATTGGAGTTTTACTTTTAACATTGGAAGCTGCAAATACTGACATGATTCTTAGTTCTTCACAGCTTCACCAGAAGTTTAGATGATGTACAAATTAACTGTTATGGGAAAAGAAGAAGTAAGACTTTGATGCACATTCTTGTGAACCATATTTGCTTATACCCTTTGAAAAGCAAAACAACACATTTCAGTCTAAAAATACAGACTTTTTGAAATAAGGTTGTATTTGCAtcatatgtgtatatgtatgtatatatataaaaatcctatTATTTCTTAAACTTCAGCATAGTATGTTTTCATTCGTGAGCGCCAAGATATGGAAGTTGATGGGAAGAAGATCTATGTTATATTGGCTAAAAGTGTGAATACTGCTAAATTCCCAGAAAAGCCTGGGATTGTTAGAGTAAAGAATTATAAACAAAGTGTGGCCTTTCAAAGCGATGGCAAGAAAGGGTCTAAAggtaagaaaccaaaaaataacCTGAGCAGAAATGCTAAATCTCCATGTCAGGGGTGGGTAATTTCGTTCAGGACTCTGGTGGGTAAGGGGGAGAGTTAACACTTTGTTATACCCTGCTGtggtttcctcctcccctgtagcTGCTATTTGCAGAGGGAAGAAAGCTGCCATTGGCACCAGTGGACACTTTCCTCCTGATGAAAATAGCAGCCAACAGAGGTGTGCAGATTTGACAGAAATGGAAACAAATGGTTAAATCTCCTCTTTATCCCCACCCTATTTCTAGCTGTGTGATTATTGTTATGCCTGGTTTGATTCTAAAACTAGGAACACTTGCAGTTCCAAATAGGGATGCCCCAATAAAGTTCCAAGTTTGACTCTGATGGTGggttcaagtatcctggtccctcATTATATCAGATTGTTTCTaattgaatttctatttgtaaaaGCAGTTATTCATTTTGGATGCACACAGAAGTTGTAAAGTGTGGTGAAACTCAGAAACTTTCCCTCCAATTGGGCAATAGGCATCTATAACTCCTTCACTCTGGAAATGAAATTGAGAGGGATTCTCAAAGACCTTGTCAATTTAACCTCCACAGTTGAAGGAAGACCTCTGAATTTTCTGCAGAGTTGGAAGGAAAAGAAAGCTTTTCAGTTTCACTGTTGCTTTTTGCAGCTTTTGCCCTGGAACCAGACAATGTACAATTAGTTCTGCACTTACAGGAACAGCAGCTGGATGTGCAAACCACTGCCACAATTGAAGCTAATGGAGGGAAAGTGCTTTTTTGGAAGGGAAAAAACTCTCACATACATGCAGACGTTGTTCAGAAACTGGTGTGGGGTTTCAGTATATATATCTGATAACATGGGATGGAACAGTGGGGAACTCCACAGAAATAAAGGAACAAATTCCGTGCATCTGTGGTTCTaaataacagcattaaaagcaTATTAGATAGAAGCTTAGTCAGAATTTAAATGTACGGGTGGGGTAACCACTAAATGGATGtacttgcagagctgctgttacataaaaaaattaaaattttgactgcattttgttttctcttttttcttgtaAAGTTTTCCTGTCCTACTTTGATGATCCTGGTGGCAAGGTTCCTTCATGGCTTGTTAACTGGGTAACCAAGGTAAGCAGGGTACTGGAATTTCATATGCTCATGGCTTCTTTAGCCCAATTCCCCATTGCCAATGTTTTAGGCAGAACTcggtattggaaggggaagagTAGAGCTCAGAGCAACAATCCAGCCTGGTTCATGTTAATTCCCTATTGCCAGTTGCTAGTCTTAGTCCCATTCATGCATCACTCGCCTGAAGGTGACATGATGCGAGTGCTGGGGAGTGGGAACTGCTCCTTGCCTCAGCCATAGCATCAAGCACACTACCTTGCCCTACTTCTAGACCTCCACATGTTAGCATGTTCatctgaaaaaacaaaacacctatgTGGTGAGTAACACGTGAAGGGGGGGGAATGATTCCAATACCTTTTTATCACAGAAATCCATCAGGGAATGATACTGTTTTAAGATTTGCTTGCACATTACTTGCCCTTTTAACTTTTGtttctcctctttcccctcccagtTAGGTAACTAGTTCAGAGCCTGTAACTCTCACTGATAATATAAAGCAAAAACTCTTTTATCTAAGCTTTCATGTTTCATTGCTTCCTCCTATAAATCTATATAGTTTGAAAGATGTGAATGATGGTGGCTGGTTACTACTGCATAGAAGAGTCACCAGGTTTAAAACTTTTTAAGAAACAGTTATGACTCTGCCCCGTCTCCCGCCTATGGTGCTTGTTTAAGCCATAGAGCCCAAGGGTAGCAAAAATAATGAAATCAGTGGTTGCCTAGCAGGCAACACTGAGTGTAGAAGAACATGTGTTTTGCCATTCTTTTTACAGACTGGAGTGCCTAACTTCTTGAATGACATGGAGAAAGCGTGCCTCAGTTATCGCAAAAGATAAAACTGCTCCTTGAATTTTATCCAAGTGGATGGTTTAAAGGTGTGTTTTGCATGGATAATCAGCCATGACACATCACTGAATAACATCTGCCTTTTGGGATGGTAATCATGAGCCATGTAAGTTCCCAggcatatgacaatggaacctattaaactttttttttcattttccatctgtttgatgTACTGCCATTTTATTATTCGACAGCTTTCAAATATCACTTAACATATGAAGCATGCTGCTTGTGGTTACCACCCTTGTCTAATGATCTCCTTTGAATATAGGGGTTCTgatacacatgcgcacacacactccTGCCTTGCCCTCAGAGGATTCTGGAATCACTTCAGTAGAAGGAACAACTCTGGGTAgtattcaacatagcgctaagtGTCTTGTTCCactagcgcaaggatttctctttgcGCAACAGAACATTCCTCCCTCTACCCCCCTACCCTGCACaccccctaaatatgttctgggttttcccccaaccacagcagatttggggagaaggCAGGGCATGCATGGGGTAAAGGAGAGAGAAGGAAGTCCTGTTGTACTAGCTGTTACCTTGCATGGATGGAACACGGTAATTGAATACTGCTCTCTATGTCCAAAGAGAGTTTTATGTTCAGAGGTGCTCTCTTCACTGAAACTAACAGAGAAACCCATATTACAGTGCACATTGAGTTCTGCATCAAGATACTCAAGATACTCCCAGCACCATCTGCACTTTGGTGGTCCGTGCTAGGAAGAACTGTTGGATGCCTTTTAGTTGACCTCTTCAATAGGAATCCAATCTTATTTGGATCTCCTAGTGTCTTCTAAGAAACATTACTTCAACAATTCCTTGAAAGTTAAAGCTGACGGTTTTCATTGAGCAAATGAGATGCTATCTTTTATTGGAATAATTAGTCATAAAAATATTGGCCTACAACAAAAGTTATATAAGAtctgttgaaatcagtgggatgttAGTTGTGACTAAgggctattaatttcagtggagcaTAAACACAGGTAACCTCTTTTGGGTTGGGCTCATTATGTAAAAGATTTCAAATGTCATGTTAATAAAAATAACTAGCAATAACTGCTAAAAACATTTGAAGGCACACTAGATAATACTGTGTAATTGATTTTTTACCATGTAGTGTGCTTTCCAAATTTGATGCCCAGCTTTGCAAATATAATTACAACGTATTCTCTGCCATTGAGACTGGAACAAATGGCATTAGAGTTGAAAAATGGCCTTATTTTcagatttttatatttgtttgcaTCTTTACTGTTAAGGGGACTTGGTTTACCCAAGCCCAGATCAAATCAGCATAATAAAGGTTTGTCACATCCTTCTGCTTTTTTGGTTCTTAAGAATTGCAGACTTATCCAGGTAAGCAGTACCCTGAGTAtatatcattttaatttttttgctctGCACACTTCTCTCCCTCTGAAGATGAATGCATGCATCAGAAGTGTGCGTACAACACCCATTAAATTGCATGGGTGCATTCACACATgtaataatagggcttctctccccCTCAAGTATTCAAATTATGTCGGGGGGGATGACGGAGGCCTCATAGAAGGCTACAGGGACACTGGGTTGGCTAAAATTAGGATGAGTCAGAGGCAGGTCATACAGATTTCGTTAAGGACTGTTTACCCACTCTGCCCTTTCCCCATTTGATAGCTGCTTTCCCCCCAATATCATCTTGATCAGCAGGTTACTTTTGGAAAAAGAGTAGTGAAAAGCTGTTTTGCACATATGTTCATAGGGATTCACTGAATCATAACCTTTATGTTTAATCAGCTCAGATAAGTGTATGATCTCATTTGTTCCATTTGTCATGTTGTGTGTGACAGACATTAAAATTACTATTTCCTGTAGGGGTTACTTGAAGAAAGCTAGTCTACTTGCACAGATTGTTACATGAAcagatctctctttctctctctgcactGTCTTAAAAATAGAAGAAGCATATTCCATTAATCTCCTTTTCCAGTAATGTTTGttatatgtataattttattttagtAAAACATTTTAACCCATGGCTTGCTTGGGagatttgttatttcttttctaATTATCCTTCTGTGAACCACAAAGACTGATAACAATAAATTAGCTTCTAAAAGAACCATTTCTTTACCAGCTCTGCAGAGATTTGTTTCATATTAATCTTGTGGCTAGGTGTTGTATGCATCATTAATCCTTCCACTGGAAGCTCAAAAAtatgggtggtatttaatgctagtacttctcagagtagaccaattgaagttaatagacatgactaacttaggttcattaatttcagtgggtttactcagaataggactttgttgaatacaaccctacgaCCACATGCTAAAGTTTGGAAGCAAATCCCTAGAAAATCAGCCAGCAAGAAGACATTTCCTAATACATCTTTCCATTCTGTAGCTGTCTGCTAGACTGTGTTATATTGGAGGGCTATACCTCTGTCTTCCCACACTTTTCTGTTCCATCAGCTCAGAAAATGGCCAGTGACCTGCTTGAGAATTAAAAGTTTAGCCAGATGTTTCCTGAGCACAAGGCAGTTTTGTGTTTCCCTTTGTACATAATCTTGCAAGAGGCAAAGCTATGATGAGTGCAGATCTGACATCATTTCAGAAAGCTGATGGCTGAGATAAGTAAGTCTTTATCAAAAGTTTTGGATCAAACAAATATGAAAATTTTGACATAAAAAGTTACCTTGAAAATCAGAGATATACTGTGACTGTATGAAGAGATTCTATTTAGCTATCATTCCTAAACTGATATTTTGATAGTTTTTTCCCTCCATGGATcttcttaatatttttttcaaagccatctaagcaGATGGTCAGTATCATATATTTCAGTAGTAAGTTCTCTTTaagttaattatttgttttttaaagaagcacTAGGTTCTGTCAGCTTCATTTGGTGAAGCTGGAAACTAACAACTTTTATGAGAGAACAGAGAAAAAATTCCCTTTCTCCATGTCATACTGTATTTCTTATTTACAATTTTTTTGAATAAGTTTGTAAGTTTTATAACAACTCTCACAATTCTTCCTACAATGAATACACCAATAATAATACACAAataagaggggaaaggagggtgGGTGAAGAAAGagttcctttctctctctgcacTTTTAATAAGTTGATAGCCTTTTCTCATAGGGAAGGTGCTTTAAACCCTTCATCATTTTACTTGAAATTACATAGGCCTAGAATAGGTGCCAATAAATGCTGATTTAGAAACAAAAACAccatcatgtgctttcagacttcTGGCAGCAGCTTTAGCCAAACCAAGAGTCCAGCCAACTTATACGCACAGACAAAGCTTGTTGCATCCTTTGCACAGACTGGTGGTACTATAGAGCCTTTGATACATCTGATCTAAGTACAAAGGGAAGCAAAAGTGTTCAAAGGCATTTTCCACCTTTCAAGCTTAGGGAAAGgttaacttcttttaaaaaatgtgaaatcTGATATACCGCAATAGATTATCCCAGGAATATGTTGTGCATAGATGGTgtctgtatgtgtatatatatacatgcacTTTTCAGTCTGGCAGTCAACAGTTTCAGCTACATCTCCTGGTCAAACAGGCTTGGGGAGCTATTGGTTTATTTCAGTTCCTTCTTGGCTTGTGGGTGTGTAGTACAAGGAATATTTATGTGAAGAGTTCCCCACAGTTTTTGAGTTAGGTTGCAGGATGAGTCAGAGTggaattaataatattaataataaataaataaataataaattacacattgaaacaatatcaTTTGCCGCATTCATATGGTTTATAATTTTGTCTGTCCCATGCTGTGATCTGGAAAACCTGCCAGAGACCAACACCATTTTGTTTTATGAGGATGTAGGACTGATTTTAGTTTCCTCATGATCTGTTTTCTGGTGCCTGCTAATACATCGTTTGGCACCTGCCAAAGATCTGAGTAGATTTCAGTGCAAAAGTCTACAATGCGTGAAAGACCCTTTGGCCTTCCTGTTCAGTTCACGGTTGCGCCAGCTCAGCTTCTTCTACGTTGAACATGCCCGCCTTAAGCATGCTGATGCTTCACTGAATGCCAGGATTGGGTGGCCACCCTCCTatttgttctgaacagaggagaaatGCCAAAAGCTGCTCTTTATGAGGAAGTTCAGCCGTGGCTGATGTATGTGCCTTTCCCCTTATTAATGTCACGGCTGATGGGGGATGGGGTCACGAAGTAACATTTTGTGGTTCTGTCTCTGTTTGTTCTTTTtagatatggcagccattttgcaacTAGCACCCactgcactttctcaaaatttcatATGtgtccactggcccaaaaaggttggtgacccctgctctaCAATGTCACTGTGTAAGAACATTTAGCCCAAGCTTCTAAAAAGAAAAGACAGGTGCCTACTATCTTCCTGTTGAACTTCTGGTGCTTGGTGAAGACTTCTTAAAaatttcaacaggcattttaagTGAGCTTTCTGATTTTATGCTGTATCCTAATTGTACGCCACTTGGAAACGAtggtattaagcagtatagaaattattaaaaataaataatacctaGATTGCGAGAAGGACTAAACCACAGACTCCTTTCTTTCGGCAGTCATAAACAGCTGGTAATGgctacattcacactatacatttattccacttgaaacaatcaaggcttccccaaagaatcctgggaagggtagtttgtgaagagtgttgaCAATAGTTAGGAGACAGCTATTCTCCTCAGACAGCAGCAATTCCCCgaggggtttaacaatcaacccctctcccccaggaactctgagaattgtagctttgtgaggggaatagggggtctcctaacaactctcagcatatttcacaaactacctttcccaggattctttgggggaagccatgactattacaAATGGAATAATGGTTGAATAAatatacagtgtgaatgcagccaatgAAAGGAGAAGCTGCAGTTTTCAGTAAGATATTGGGAATGGTTTAGGGTGAACTCTACCTGGCCCAGTTCAGAATAGGCCTGACTCAAataaattacagtagggccctgcttttcggcattccgcttctcagcgttctgctaatacagcggttttcGTCGGGGGAAGGGGGGGTGAAGGTGTGCGTCTGGACCGagggagagatggctgccgacTGGGTGGGCCAACATGAGCAACACACTCGTTTCCAGAAAGAGTGACTCCCTCCTCACACGGAGAGGTAAGCAAttttaaggtaagcaatgtgtgtgcaccagcctgccctggcacccgcacgcacaccccacctagctacctacctatctacctacctaccaggcaggtggGGGTGGAGGTTGGGGGGCAAATGAGAGATTGAGCAGGGGGAGAGTGAGTGggcacaggcaggcaggctgtTGTGGCTGCCGGGAGCTTGCTGAGGCGGCTCTTCTTGCCGATGCGGTGCGCGTGGGGAACTGCAGGTGGCAGAGCTTGTTTTGGTGGGTGTCAGGAGTCCATGGAGGcaacttcctttgcccttcctctcCCATCTTGAGGCTCGCAGCTGCGGCCCAAAGTCCTTTACTGGAACTCGCAGCTGCGGCTCTGGTTGGCTGTGTGGGAGGGGGAGGCTTTGTCCTTATTCGGCTGCCTTGGGGTTTGCTACTGTGGTCCTAGGATCCTTActggagcttgcggctgcagctccgtttgctgtgggggggggaggtggctgTCCGCTTCCTTCCTATGGTTCAGGTGGGGCTTGTGGTGCTTGTGACAGCCTCTGGAGCctaccacagaaggggagcactactgcCACACCATAACGAGGGTGAATGAGCAAGTGGGTGGGGGTAGGGCGAGTGAGTGGGGTagagggcaagcaagcaggcaagggggagggggagtgaatgagtgggagggggagtgagcagGGGCAGGTGGGCTGGTGAGTGAATGGacagctccctccttgcaatccgtggcagggagcctgctgtggaaggg is from Rhineura floridana isolate rRhiFlo1 chromosome 3, rRhiFlo1.hap2, whole genome shotgun sequence and encodes:
- the PCTP gene encoding phosphatidylcholine transfer protein isoform X1, with the translated sequence MCPPEALRVLLRRRPKVLLRAEAEEGGAADRRGWSLARFFPFLVGMSRGASAGPSAAARKPEQTRGPFLEEQFLAICREVAKPREGASGSWELMAEAVSFSIFRLYDEKSGLYEYKVYGILADCAPELCAEVYMDLTYRTKWDRYLRELCEKTHDGRTVIYWEVKFPFPMANRDYVFIRERQDMEVDGKKIYVILAKSVNTAKFPEKPGIVRVKNYKQSVAFQSDGKKGSKVFLSYFDDPGGKVPSWLVNWVTKTGVPNFLNDMEKACLSYRKR
- the PCTP gene encoding phosphatidylcholine transfer protein isoform X2, encoding MKSGLYEYKVYGILADCAPELCAEVYMDLTYRTKWDRYLRELCEKTHDGRTVIYWEVKFPFPMANRDYVFIRERQDMEVDGKKIYVILAKSVNTAKFPEKPGIVRVKNYKQSVAFQSDGKKGSKVFLSYFDDPGGKVPSWLVNWVTKTGVPNFLNDMEKACLSYRKR
- the PCTP gene encoding phosphatidylcholine transfer protein isoform X3 — translated: MDLTYRTKWDRYLRELCEKTHDGRTVIYWEVKFPFPMANRDYVFIRERQDMEVDGKKIYVILAKSVNTAKFPEKPGIVRVKNYKQSVAFQSDGKKGSKVFLSYFDDPGGKVPSWLVNWVTKTGVPNFLNDMEKACLSYRKR